The window TCAGAGAAGTAAGGTGATATAGCACATCATCCACCTATAGTGTTCTTGACATCAcacagtattttcttctgcataaCCAATCTGAGCAAGGCACTACTCCTCCATCTCATTGGGAGGACACTGGACTTTAGAGCTTGTGGGTCAATTGTCCTTGTTCCATATCTATTATCCCATTTCTTTACAGTCTCTCTGGGAACTCACTTTAATCACCTGCTGACTGAACTCTGACAGTTGCCCAGGTGCTAAATGTGCCCAGACACTCACATGTACTCAGAACAAGTTGTCCTCACTTTGCCCCTAAGGATGAATGTCTACCATCAACTAGGTTGGGAGCACTGTGCTTCTGAACCTCCCTCAGAATCATCTGGCTCTCACAGCACAGTCAGGGGGCTCCCTGCATCTTTCCAGGTGGAGGTTCCTTGTACAGCTGAACATCCCTTAAAGACCACCTTACTTCTTCTTTACATGCACCACATGGCCAAAAGCAAGGTAGCAACAGAACTTAGAATGGAGtcaaacagaataaaatttgCATGAAGAATGATTTTCATAACATCAACCtaaaaaaatgcaaagtaaagaaatatttatttcatgacAAGATAGTCTccgaggtctttttttttttccatttatttatgcatttattggttgattcttttatgtaccctgacagggaatgaatctgcaatgtttttttttataaataaatttttattaattttaatggggtgacatcaataaatcagggtacatatattcaaagaaaacatgtccaggttatcttgtcattcaattctgttgcatacccatcacccaaagtcagattgtcctctgtcactttctatctagttttctttgtgcccttccccttcccccttcccctctcactccttccctccccctgcccccccaaccaccactctcttgtccatgtcttttagtctcgtttttatgtcccaccaatgtatggaatcatgcagttcttgtttttttctgatttacttatttcactccgtatagtgttatcaagatcccaccattttgttgtaagtgatccgatgtcatccgAGGTCTTTTTGATGGCTGAAATCTTGGAATCAGTGGGAGGAAAAAGTTTTTATTCCTCTATTTTGCCAAGATGTGACTATCTCCATTtcccatttttcttccttcccaggGGCTAAAGATATGTGGAGAGCCTATTCTGACATGAAAGAAGCCAATTACAAAAATTCAGACAAATACTTCCACGCTCGGGGGAACTATGATGCTGCACAGAGGGGACCAGGGGGCGCCTGGGCTGCTAGAGTGATCAGGTAACAGGGCTCCTGTGGTCCCTCTTCCTCTTACTCACCCTTCCTATCTATGACCAGTGTGGGGTCTAATAGAGCCAGAGCAAGAATGGTGGAATGGGTGATTCTTACCATCCCCTGTGAGTGCTGTTCTCCCAGTGGGAGAGGTCACCCCAGAGCTGGGTGGGTGTACCCAGGCTGGGTGAGTGTTTAGCCCCTCTTTTCTGGCTCCTCTTAGAGTCTTTAAGCCCTGGAAAGAGGAGGGTTGGGAGGGTGGGACAGTTTCTCATCAGTCCCTGATTCACCTTCTATCTGCCCTCCTCCATTCAAGCGATGGCAGAGAGCTTTCTCAGAGAGTCACAGACCGTTTCAAGTATGGAAACAGTGGCCATGGAGTGGAGGATTCGAGGGCTGATCAGGAAGCCAACAGACATGGTCGGAGTGGCGGGGACCCCAATATCTACAGACCTCGTGGCCTGCCCAGCAAGTACTGAGCTCCTTCACTCTGCTCTCTCAGAATTCCGGGCTGTGAGCCCCTGAGGGCAGCGACACCCAGTCATTGAGTTCTACATCCCCGGATGCTGACAGAGGGTATCTAATAGATGTCTAATAAATGATTAAGAGATTGAATTTGTTGaatattgtttgtattttccttggtGTGAAGACTGCCTGTTTGATACCACAGGGTGATGGATTAATATCCACGTGATGTCTGAGACTGTGCCCATATGTTTGGTGTGGGAGACATAATTTCAGTGACATATAGGACATGGGATCCTTGAATTTTAAGGCTGAGGAAACTTGggcagaaataattaaaatatatattcaaatcaCTTTGCTGGTTTGACGCTAGAGCCACCATCCTTAACCATTTGCTATAATTCACATTTGTTTTGAAGTTTAGAGATTATAAAACACTTTTGCATATATCAGTTCACTTAGTCGTTCTTTCAACAAATGCATTCCATGTACCACCCCAGTTGATCATCACAAGTCTATGGGGGGGTCAATCTATATGGGGGACCAGAGATAAAAAGGAgctgagaaaaaaacaatttggAGGCAATTATGTCCTTGTGTCAAGGCAACTGTAGAAAGATATAAGTAGCCATTTCCTTAGAGAATGGCTTATATATAGCTCCTCCCCAAACTTGTCAgtcctggggacagagagagCTCTAGACCTCAGTTCTTAACAAAGACAGCATTGCACCCAGCTCCATTCCCACCCCAGCTTTTGGATGTCTCTAGGGACATTTTTAGTTGGCACGATTATGGAGGCATTTAGTTAATGGACCATCCACTAAATCTTTCAATTTACAGTACAGTGCTGCAAACAATCATCCTGCATCCTGCATGACTTTTGGAATGTCCTATCAGACATGCATGTAGCAGAGTCAGATTTACTGTGAAGCTGACAAAGCTTAAGCTTCAAGGGCCCCTCACTTACATGCAACCATTTCAGGGCCCTGGGCGGGACTCTAAAAAAGTGTTTATATGATTGAACATCTTTGTGAaatgtaaataagtaaaatattttaacttcaaGCAGTTAATGCCTCACATTCTGTTCATTCCAACACCCCACCATCACATTTCTCCACCTGTCGAGTGGCCACTGGGGGAGTCACAGGCATTTTAGGGATCTAACTAAGGAGAAGTTGAGTTGGGAATAGAATTGATTTGCATTTCGTGGGACATATTTATGTGGTTTGCAGTTACTTCCTAGGATAATTAATTTATTGATCGCCATCCTGGAGTAGGAATGGCCAATAGGTATGCTGTCACCGCCTACCGTGGTGACTCACAGGTGCAGAAGCAGAGGTTATATGGCAAAAGGACCATGTCCTATACAGTCCAACACAGAGTATGTGGGTTGATGAAATATATGGTTCGGTGTGAGTGACCAAAAACAATTATGAATATAACCATGCCTGCGTCCTTGTAGAAGGGGTTTTGGAGTCACTGAGGTTGTTATGCTTGATGGGAATTATTGGGTGGGCACTCAGGCAGTCAGGGCTCTGGgcagcagggggcgctgtggcGAGAGCAGCGCCGGGCCCTCTGGCGCCAGAAGGCCTCTCGCCTCTTCCGGCGGCTTCCGGCGCGGCTCCTTCACGTCCGCACCCGCCAAACCATGGACCGTAACCcatcgccgccgccgccgcctccgccgccACGGGACGGGGACGAGGACGAGGAGCAGGTGGCTGGCGGAGACTGCATAGGGAGCACGGTGTACAGCAAGCACTGGCTCTTCGGCGTTCTCAGCGGGCTCATCCAGGTGTGGATTCGTGCTCGCGTGggctcctcctggcctcccccCAGCCCGGGCTCGGGCCCCGCCTCGGGCAGCGCCGCAGTCCCCACAGCGACCCCTCCCACGGCACGCACGGCCAGGCCTCGCCTCGCGTCCTGGCGGCTTCCCGGGACCCCGAAGCTGGCGGGGccgcgcccggggcctcaacacAGAAGGAGGGGTAATGACAGAGATGCCGGAGCGCTGGCAATGAAGATATTTTACTTTTGCAAAATTTCCAAAGATAGAtggtcctcagcgcctgggccaactttgctccagggaagccttgactgcaggaggggaggagagagacagaggggaaggagagggggaggggtggagaagcagatgggcgcttctcctatgtgccttggccaggaatcaaactggaacatccacacaccaggtcaatgctctaccactgagccaactggccagggcctgatactgttattttaaaacaaagttttttcAAGAGAAAACACTTTGAGGGTAGTATCTTTGTGGCTTCTAAATAATTTATGGGATAATATTACTTGAGGAGTACTATagacagctgtgtgtgtgtgtgtgtgtgtgtgtgtgtgtgtgtgtgtgtgtcagagacagaggaacagatagggatagacaggaagggagagagatgagaaacatcagttctttgttgaggcaccttagttgttcattgattgctttctcatatgtgccttgggggggggtgagggggctgcagcagactgaatgaccccatgctcaagccagcgaccttggggtttcaaacctgggtcctccgcatcccagtccgacgctctatccactgcaccaccgcctggtcaggctagacagcttttattcctctcttttccccttttttgtttttgaagattGTTAGCCCTGAAAACACCAAATCCAGCTCAGATGATGAGGAGCAGCAGACGGAGCttgatgaagaaatggagaatgaAATCTGCAGAGTATGGGATATGTCAATGGATGAGGTATGGggaagg is drawn from Saccopteryx leptura isolate mSacLep1 chromosome 1, mSacLep1_pri_phased_curated, whole genome shotgun sequence and contains these coding sequences:
- the LOC136392624 gene encoding serum amyloid A-2 protein-like; translation: MKLSTIIILCSLILGVSSQGWGTFLKQAGQGAKDMWRAYSDMKEANYKNSDKYFHARGNYDAAQRGPGGAWAARVISDGRELSQRVTDRFKYGNSGHGVEDSRADQEANRHGRSGGDPNIYRPRGLPSKY